A portion of the Meiothermus sp. CFH 77666 genome contains these proteins:
- the truA gene encoding tRNA pseudouridine(38-40) synthase TruA — protein sequence MRRILLTLEYDGTHFAGLQTQAQGERTVQQVLEAALGKIPGARPKIWPCGRTDAGVHALAMPVHYDTRDRIPTEKIPYALNSLLPPDIRALRAEEVSLDFHARKSCHWREYRYRILQRRMPPALERHRVWWIPQSLNLIPMRHALEALLGTHDFRAFAIKEERTTVREIYRAHLEVWPTEGGREIWLEFVGSGFLRGQVRSMVGTLVEVGLGKRDSSSIAHLLQHGTRKDAGATAPAQGLYFVRAGYQPYRH from the coding sequence CTGAGGCGCATCTTGCTCACCCTCGAGTACGACGGCACCCATTTTGCGGGGTTGCAGACCCAGGCACAAGGTGAGCGTACGGTTCAGCAGGTGCTCGAGGCCGCCCTGGGCAAAATTCCCGGCGCCAGGCCGAAAATCTGGCCCTGTGGCCGCACCGATGCTGGAGTGCATGCGCTGGCCATGCCGGTGCATTACGACACCCGCGATCGCATCCCTACCGAAAAAATCCCCTACGCGCTGAATAGCCTCCTGCCCCCGGACATCCGGGCCTTGCGGGCCGAGGAGGTCTCCCTGGATTTCCACGCCCGCAAGAGCTGCCACTGGCGGGAGTACCGCTACCGCATCCTTCAGCGCAGAATGCCTCCGGCCCTCGAGCGCCACCGGGTCTGGTGGATACCCCAGTCGCTAAATCTCATTCCCATGCGCCATGCGTTGGAAGCCCTTTTAGGCACCCACGACTTCCGTGCCTTTGCCATCAAGGAAGAGCGAACCACCGTGCGGGAAATCTACCGGGCTCACCTGGAAGTCTGGCCCACCGAAGGCGGGCGGGAGATCTGGCTCGAGTTCGTGGGTTCGGGCTTTCTACGAGGGCAGGTACGCAGCATGGTGGGCACGCTGGTGGAGGTAGGGCTGGGCAAGCGGGACTCGAGCAGCATTGCCCATCTGCTACAGCACGGCACCCGCAAGGATGCCGGGGCTACTGCCCCAGCCCAGGGCCTGTATTTTGTACGCGCCGGCTACCAGCCCTACCGCCACTGA
- a CDS encoding ABC transporter ATP-binding protein — MKTQSTQPPVSNPVAPPILRVQGLCKRFHPGFPPVVQEVSFEVGQGEIFALLGPSGCGKTTTLRLVAGFEQADSGQIWLDGQEISQRPPEERGIGFVFQDYALFPHLSVLENVAFGLRHLRGKARQERVLEVLGLVGLTVFKDRKPGELSGGQQQRVALARAIAPGPKLVLLDEPFSSLDAALRQSTRDEVRSLLKQSGIGAILVTHDQEEALSVADRLAVMRAGQLEQTGTPEEVYHHPRTPFVAQFLGRTNLIPGEARGLEADTPLGHIVLAEEAHGAVLLSLRPEGLSLAAPLGHLGLSGKQLEGTVLAREFKGHDMTYRIQLGNRELIVQESPESPFRPGDRVRVLVRARAVVVGRGR, encoded by the coding sequence ATGAAAACCCAAAGCACCCAACCCCCCGTCTCGAACCCGGTCGCCCCCCCCATTCTGCGGGTGCAGGGCCTCTGCAAACGCTTCCACCCCGGCTTTCCACCGGTGGTGCAGGAGGTCAGTTTCGAGGTGGGTCAGGGCGAAATTTTTGCCTTGCTGGGGCCCTCTGGCTGTGGCAAAACCACCACCCTGCGCCTGGTTGCCGGCTTCGAGCAGGCCGATAGCGGCCAGATCTGGCTGGACGGGCAAGAAATCAGCCAGCGCCCCCCCGAAGAGCGGGGCATTGGCTTCGTTTTCCAGGACTACGCCCTGTTTCCCCACCTGAGCGTGCTCGAAAACGTGGCCTTTGGCCTGCGCCACCTGCGAGGCAAGGCGCGGCAGGAACGGGTGCTCGAGGTGCTGGGGTTGGTGGGCCTGACGGTGTTCAAAGACCGCAAACCCGGCGAGCTTTCGGGTGGACAGCAACAGCGGGTGGCCCTGGCCCGGGCCATCGCCCCCGGCCCCAAGCTGGTGCTGCTGGACGAGCCTTTCAGCAGCCTGGATGCCGCCCTCCGCCAGTCCACCCGCGACGAGGTGCGCTCGCTTTTGAAGCAGTCGGGGATTGGGGCCATCCTGGTCACGCACGACCAGGAAGAGGCCCTCTCGGTTGCTGACCGGCTGGCCGTCATGCGGGCCGGGCAGCTCGAGCAGACCGGCACGCCGGAGGAGGTCTACCACCACCCGCGTACTCCTTTTGTGGCCCAGTTTTTGGGGCGTACCAACCTGATACCTGGCGAAGCCCGGGGCCTCGAGGCCGACACCCCCCTGGGGCACATTGTGCTCGCGGAGGAAGCCCATGGTGCCGTACTGCTCTCCCTGCGCCCTGAAGGGTTGAGTCTGGCTGCTCCTTTAGGACACCTGGGCCTCTCGGGGAAGCAGCTCGAGGGCACCGTTCTGGCCCGCGAGTTCAAGGGCCACGACATGACCTACCGCATTCAGCTTGGCAACCGCGAACTCATCGTGCAGGAAAGCCCGGAAAGCCCCTTCCGCCCCGGCGACAGGGTGCGGGTGCTGGTGCGGGCCAGGGCGGTGGTGGTGGGGCGGGGAAGGTGA
- a CDS encoding iron ABC transporter permease gives MISSLSRPVPKSLLAVAFLVGLAVVLPLLYLVLRAAQAEPQQLLEIVLRERNLRLLANTVALLLGVIVLTTLLALPLAWITSRSDLRGKRLWTVLLVLPLAVPGYVGVFGFFGATGANGWLEDLLGFPWPRPTGYLGALGILTLFTYPYLFLNLRAALLGLDSGLEESARSLGYRNFEIFWRVVLPQLRPALYAGWLLIGLHVLGDFGVVSLVRFETFSYAIYLQYSASFDRVYAAWLSLMLILLTGSLLWLEARLLKNLSLSRVGLGSARRQNPIPLGRWRLPSLALMGVPLVGALVVPLTSIVYWTVQFPNDYVNGLPGILEALRNSVQAAAPAALVAALLALPLAYLGVRYPSRLSRLLERTAYIGYATPPLAFALALIFFSLRGVPFLYQTLTLLVLALALHFLAEAIGPIRSALYQAPPRLEEAARSLGYKPLQAFLRATFPLLRRGVLASMALVFLSAVKELPLTFLLAPVGYSTLSTRIWGYTSEAMFAEAAPFALLIVLFSAGLVGLLLTQERR, from the coding sequence ATGATTTCTAGCCTGAGCCGACCCGTTCCGAAATCACTTCTGGCCGTGGCCTTCCTGGTGGGTCTGGCGGTGGTTTTGCCGCTTTTATACCTGGTACTGAGGGCCGCCCAGGCCGAACCTCAGCAACTTTTGGAAATTGTCCTGCGGGAACGCAACCTGCGGCTGCTGGCAAACACAGTAGCCCTCCTGCTGGGGGTCATAGTCCTGACCACCCTGCTGGCCCTGCCGCTGGCCTGGATTACGAGCCGGAGTGATTTGCGCGGTAAGCGCCTCTGGACGGTGCTGCTGGTGCTGCCGCTGGCAGTGCCGGGGTACGTGGGGGTCTTTGGTTTTTTTGGCGCTACGGGGGCCAACGGCTGGCTGGAAGACCTGCTGGGCTTTCCCTGGCCCCGGCCTACGGGCTACCTGGGGGCTTTGGGGATCTTGACCCTTTTTACCTATCCGTACCTGTTTTTGAACCTGCGGGCGGCCCTCCTGGGGCTGGACTCGGGCCTCGAGGAGTCGGCGCGGAGCCTGGGCTACCGAAACTTCGAGATCTTCTGGCGGGTGGTACTGCCACAGCTAAGGCCTGCGCTCTATGCAGGCTGGCTGCTGATTGGCCTGCACGTGCTGGGGGACTTTGGGGTGGTCAGCCTGGTGCGCTTTGAGACCTTTAGCTACGCCATTTATCTGCAATACTCGGCCTCCTTCGACCGGGTGTATGCGGCCTGGCTCTCGCTGATGCTCATCCTGCTCACGGGAAGCCTGCTCTGGCTCGAGGCCCGATTACTGAAAAACCTCTCCTTGAGCCGGGTGGGGCTGGGCAGTGCAAGGCGGCAGAACCCCATCCCGCTGGGAAGGTGGCGGCTCCCCTCACTGGCGCTGATGGGGGTGCCTCTCGTGGGAGCGCTGGTGGTACCGCTGACCTCCATTGTGTACTGGACGGTGCAGTTCCCCAACGATTACGTAAACGGGCTGCCGGGCATCCTGGAAGCCCTTCGCAACTCGGTACAGGCCGCTGCCCCGGCAGCCCTGGTAGCGGCCTTGCTGGCCCTGCCGCTGGCCTACCTGGGAGTGCGCTACCCCAGCCGGCTCTCGAGGCTGCTCGAGCGAACCGCCTACATCGGCTACGCCACCCCTCCGCTGGCCTTTGCGCTGGCCCTGATTTTCTTCAGCCTGCGGGGGGTGCCCTTCCTCTACCAGACCCTGACCCTGCTGGTGCTAGCGCTGGCCCTGCATTTTCTGGCCGAGGCCATTGGCCCCATTCGCAGCGCGCTCTACCAGGCCCCGCCGCGCCTCGAGGAGGCCGCCCGCAGCCTGGGCTACAAGCCCTTGCAGGCTTTTCTCCGGGCCACCTTTCCCCTGCTCCGGCGCGGGGTGCTGGCCAGCATGGCCCTGGTGTTCTTGTCGGCAGTAAAGGAACTACCCCTCACCTTCCTGCTGGCTCCGGTAGGTTACTCTACTCTTTCGACACGGATCTGGGGCTACACCTCCGAAGCCATGTTTGCCGAAGCGGCCCCCTTTGCCCTCCTGATCGTGCTCTTTTCGGCTGGCCTGGTGGGCCTCTTACTCACCCAGGAACGACGATGA
- a CDS encoding alpha/beta fold hydrolase, whose translation MQAAEPRNAARAFLLAGLIVLFGLGSYLAWDISRLQSGLVRPSGKARQAAEARLAQLPSYPPIQRYQGFAVESDGIEIRVWAAEANRPEALLLVHGAGGGAWVWEALLPRLRQQFDVYALSWRGHFDSGEAREGNLELYTRDTEAVLRAIRQRNPGLERVHLVGHSWGGPVAIATALANPEAVASVTLLAPVLPLAYTPAQRFFYPNVIRPIVRRVLEAGRAGDSFKGMFLARSQMQRYLEAHAAKPYSVEKPGLLADDGFLPERQALLVRNNVELVKLQIPLHLALARYDNVIPPPRVRAWGVAWNSPAEEFESGHYLMLDAAYPEVADWLLKRLARPTLAAR comes from the coding sequence ATGCAGGCAGCTGAACCCAGGAACGCGGCGCGAGCCTTTTTGCTGGCAGGTCTGATAGTGCTGTTTGGGCTGGGGAGCTATCTGGCCTGGGATATCAGCCGGCTGCAGTCCGGATTGGTGCGCCCCTCGGGCAAGGCCCGCCAGGCTGCAGAGGCCCGGCTGGCCCAACTGCCCAGCTACCCCCCCATCCAGCGCTATCAGGGCTTTGCGGTGGAGTCCGACGGAATTGAAATCCGGGTATGGGCCGCCGAAGCAAACCGCCCCGAGGCCCTGTTGCTGGTGCATGGTGCAGGGGGCGGGGCCTGGGTCTGGGAGGCTTTGCTGCCCCGCCTGCGCCAGCAGTTCGATGTCTATGCGCTCTCGTGGCGCGGCCACTTCGATTCGGGTGAGGCCCGGGAGGGCAACCTCGAGCTCTATACGCGCGATACAGAAGCAGTCCTGCGAGCCATCCGGCAGCGCAATCCAGGGCTGGAACGGGTTCACCTGGTCGGGCATAGCTGGGGCGGGCCGGTAGCCATTGCCACGGCCCTTGCCAACCCTGAAGCCGTGGCCTCCGTCACCCTGCTGGCTCCGGTCTTGCCGCTGGCCTATACCCCCGCCCAACGGTTTTTTTATCCCAACGTCATCCGGCCCATCGTGCGGCGGGTGCTCGAGGCCGGACGGGCCGGCGATAGCTTCAAGGGCATGTTTCTGGCCCGTTCCCAGATGCAGCGCTACCTCGAGGCCCACGCCGCCAAGCCCTACTCGGTAGAGAAGCCCGGCCTGCTGGCCGACGATGGCTTTCTGCCCGAACGTCAGGCCCTGCTGGTACGCAACAACGTGGAGCTGGTAAAGTTGCAGATTCCCCTGCACCTGGCCCTGGCCCGCTACGATAACGTGATTCCACCGCCCCGGGTGCGGGCCTGGGGGGTGGCCTGGAACAGCCCGGCTGAAGAGTTCGAGAGCGGACACTACCTCATGCTGGACGCAGCCTATCCTGAAGTAGCAGACTGGCTGCTAAAACGCCTGGCCCGCCCTACCCTGGCAGCTCGATAA
- a CDS encoding nitrate/nitrite transporter translates to MNPSKPFPSTWLARWEPEDPQFWEIQGKSLAWRTLWITTFNLTLAFITWFVVSALVVRLPNVGFQLSTSQLFWLAAMPGLAGGTLRIIWTFLPPMLGTRHLVTFSTLLLLVPLLGWAWAVQNTATPFWLLMLLAFLAGIGGGNFSGFMPSTSYFFPKRLQGTALGIQAGVGNFGVSVVQFVTPWIIGFALLGSLLGDPQTFTRGEVSKPIWLQNATLVYVPLVVLGALLAWVWLKSVPVRANFREQFDIFGDKHTWFMTSLYIMTFGSFSGFSATFPLLIRTVYGRFEGAPDPLAFAFLGPLVGSMIRVLMGPLTDRYGGAIWTQVSGIGLLFSALGVTFFLRPTSLEQFPWFVLFMLLVFLFAGIGNASTFKQMPMIFEPRKAGGVIGWTAAIAAYGPFVFSSLIGAVIASTGSASGFFYGAAVFYALNIGLNWYYYARKGAEKPC, encoded by the coding sequence ATGAACCCTTCCAAACCCTTTCCTTCTACCTGGCTTGCCCGATGGGAGCCCGAAGACCCCCAGTTTTGGGAAATCCAGGGCAAATCTTTGGCCTGGCGCACCCTCTGGATTACCACCTTCAACCTGACCCTGGCCTTCATCACCTGGTTTGTGGTGAGTGCGCTGGTGGTACGCCTGCCCAATGTGGGTTTTCAGCTCAGCACCTCGCAGCTTTTCTGGCTGGCAGCCATGCCCGGTCTGGCCGGGGGCACCCTGCGCATTATCTGGACGTTTTTGCCCCCCATGCTGGGCACGCGACACCTGGTCACCTTTTCAACCTTGCTGCTGCTAGTACCCCTGCTCGGCTGGGCCTGGGCGGTGCAAAACACCGCGACCCCCTTCTGGCTCCTGATGCTTCTGGCCTTCCTGGCCGGCATTGGCGGGGGCAATTTTTCGGGCTTCATGCCCAGCACCAGCTATTTCTTCCCCAAAAGGCTGCAGGGCACCGCCCTGGGCATCCAGGCCGGGGTGGGCAACTTTGGGGTCTCGGTGGTACAGTTCGTGACCCCCTGGATCATCGGCTTTGCCCTGCTGGGCTCGCTACTGGGCGACCCCCAGACCTTCACTCGAGGCGAGGTCAGCAAGCCCATCTGGCTACAAAACGCCACCCTGGTGTACGTGCCCCTGGTGGTATTGGGGGCGCTACTGGCCTGGGTCTGGCTCAAAAGTGTACCGGTGCGGGCCAACTTCCGCGAGCAGTTCGACATCTTCGGCGACAAGCACACCTGGTTCATGACCAGTCTCTACATCATGACCTTCGGCTCCTTCTCGGGGTTTTCGGCCACCTTCCCGCTCCTGATTCGCACCGTGTACGGCAGGTTTGAAGGGGCCCCTGACCCCCTGGCCTTTGCCTTCCTGGGGCCACTGGTGGGTTCTATGATCCGGGTGCTGATGGGCCCCCTGACCGACCGCTACGGCGGGGCCATCTGGACGCAGGTGAGCGGTATTGGGTTGCTCTTCTCAGCTCTTGGGGTAACCTTTTTCCTGCGCCCGACCTCCCTGGAGCAGTTTCCCTGGTTTGTGCTGTTCATGCTGCTGGTCTTTCTCTTTGCCGGCATTGGCAACGCCAGCACCTTCAAGCAGATGCCCATGATCTTTGAGCCACGCAAGGCCGGCGGGGTAATCGGCTGGACGGCGGCCATCGCCGCCTATGGCCCGTTTGTGTTTTCCTCGCTGATTGGCGCAGTGATTGCCAGCACGGGCTCGGCCAGCGGATTCTTCTACGGTGCAGCCGTGTTCTATGCCCTCAACATTGGGCTCAACTGGTATTACTACGCCCGCAAGGGCGCAGAAAAGCCCTGCTGA
- a CDS encoding carbonic anhydrase codes for MFLPEPIQTLLQSHNHGIPFAPLAKPVLAVVTCMDFRIHLRMPENFAFVLRTGGANPEPVEPYLAFSVARMGIQAIALIGHTDCAMQYPDPYVLNHLPTDEDHIRHYRAQIAALAIGEVELFTRRQARKLSVRLGLPVVPLLYRVEDHQLQHLDATLPECPSQLMGLERSL; via the coding sequence ATGTTTCTACCGGAGCCCATCCAAACCCTGCTACAAAGCCACAACCATGGCATACCCTTTGCGCCCTTGGCCAAACCGGTACTGGCCGTGGTCACTTGCATGGATTTTCGCATCCACCTGCGGATGCCAGAGAACTTCGCCTTCGTGCTGCGAACCGGTGGGGCCAACCCCGAGCCGGTGGAGCCCTACCTGGCCTTTTCGGTGGCCCGCATGGGGATTCAGGCCATCGCCCTGATCGGGCATACCGACTGCGCCATGCAGTACCCCGACCCCTATGTGCTGAACCACCTTCCCACCGATGAAGATCACATCCGGCACTACCGCGCCCAGATTGCCGCTCTGGCCATCGGCGAGGTGGAGCTTTTTACCCGGCGACAGGCTCGCAAACTAAGCGTTCGCTTGGGGTTACCGGTCGTGCCCCTTTTATATCGAGTGGAAGACCACCAGTTGCAACACCTGGATGCAACCTTACCGGAATGCCCAAGCCAACTGATGGGCCTCGAGAGGAGTCTATGA
- a CDS encoding MFS transporter: MVQTSATPNASERKARLEVLTLSTLGFTLMFAVWLMFGVLGIPIRKEFGLTDVQLSWLSAVAILNGSIWRLLAGILTDRYGGKVVFTAMLLFTAIPAYLVSQATSYQALLLYAFLVGFAGNAFSVGIAWNAAWFPREQQGFALGMFGAGNVGASVTKFIGPVIIASVPAAGYLGGLVPGGWRFVPFLYAVLLVLMALAMWLFTPRIDRKPGQGRPFLEMLRPLSNIRVWRFSLYYVVVFGAYVALSAWLPKYYVDVFGLPLYQAALLTALFIFPASLLRPVGGYFSDRYGARRVMYWTFGSMLFATWLLSMPDGHIVLYLPSRLEPDGMREVMHYTMTVWPFTLLVFIVGVAMGIGKAAVYKHIPEYFPKDVGAVGGLVGLLGALGGFFLPPLFAYAQSWTGLPQMTFAILFLLTAVSAIWMHLTVIAMLNKAAPHLRGKLEHHPEGH, translated from the coding sequence ATGGTTCAGACTAGCGCCACGCCAAACGCCTCCGAGCGCAAAGCGCGTTTGGAGGTGCTCACCCTTTCCACCTTGGGCTTCACACTGATGTTCGCGGTCTGGCTGATGTTCGGGGTACTGGGCATCCCCATCCGCAAGGAGTTCGGCCTGACCGACGTACAGCTAAGCTGGCTCTCGGCGGTAGCCATCCTGAACGGCTCCATCTGGCGGCTTCTGGCCGGCATCCTGACCGACCGCTATGGGGGCAAGGTGGTCTTCACGGCCATGCTCCTCTTCACCGCCATCCCGGCTTACCTGGTTTCCCAAGCCACCAGCTACCAGGCACTGCTCCTGTACGCCTTTCTGGTAGGCTTTGCGGGCAACGCCTTCAGTGTGGGCATCGCCTGGAACGCCGCCTGGTTCCCCCGCGAGCAGCAGGGCTTTGCGCTGGGCATGTTCGGGGCGGGCAATGTGGGGGCCAGCGTGACCAAGTTCATCGGGCCGGTCATCATTGCCTCGGTGCCGGCAGCAGGCTACCTGGGCGGCCTGGTACCGGGCGGCTGGCGCTTTGTACCGTTCCTGTACGCCGTCTTGCTGGTCTTGATGGCCCTGGCTATGTGGCTCTTCACCCCCCGTATAGACCGCAAGCCGGGGCAGGGGCGGCCCTTCCTGGAGATGCTACGCCCTTTGAGCAATATCCGGGTCTGGCGCTTCAGCCTCTACTACGTGGTGGTCTTCGGGGCCTACGTGGCCCTCTCGGCCTGGCTGCCCAAGTACTACGTGGATGTGTTTGGGCTGCCGCTGTACCAGGCGGCCCTCCTTACCGCCCTCTTCATCTTCCCGGCCAGCCTGCTGCGCCCAGTGGGGGGCTATTTCTCCGACCGCTACGGGGCCCGGCGGGTGATGTACTGGACCTTCGGCTCCATGCTCTTTGCCACCTGGCTTCTGTCCATGCCCGATGGGCACATTGTGCTATACCTGCCGAGCCGCCTCGAGCCCGACGGGATGCGCGAGGTAATGCACTACACCATGACCGTGTGGCCCTTCACGCTGCTGGTCTTCATCGTGGGGGTGGCTATGGGCATCGGCAAGGCCGCCGTGTACAAACACATCCCCGAGTACTTCCCCAAGGATGTGGGCGCGGTGGGCGGCCTGGTGGGCCTGCTGGGGGCCCTGGGCGGTTTCTTCCTGCCCCCCCTCTTTGCCTACGCCCAGTCCTGGACGGGGCTGCCCCAGATGACCTTTGCAATTCTTTTCCTGCTGACCGCAGTGAGCGCCATCTGGATGCACCTCACGGTGATCGCCATGCTCAACAAAGCCGCACCCCATCTGAGGGGCAAGCTCGAGCATCATCCCGAGGGGCACTGA
- the narI gene encoding respiratory nitrate reductase subunit gamma codes for MNWNILLFQVFPYVALALLIIVSFQRMRGKPFSVSSLSSQLLERKLLYFGSVPFHWGVLFILLGHLLALLLPQGLLLWNAVPMRLFVLEITGLALALWTLGGLLVLLYRRLSNRRILAVTRPTDVIVLLLLLVSILTGILTAVMYRYGSFWFPSVFTPYLWSIFTLRPRPELVADLPFWIQLHVFNFWVLLAVFPFTRLIHIITVPLGYLWRPWQLVIWVRKPRRLQPIPPVAQPYPTTASAKPQAVLQDKGGAYGSD; via the coding sequence ATGAACTGGAATATCCTCTTGTTTCAGGTGTTTCCTTATGTGGCCCTGGCCCTTCTGATCATCGTCAGCTTTCAGCGGATGCGGGGCAAACCCTTTAGCGTTTCTAGCTTGTCCAGCCAGCTCTTAGAGCGCAAGCTGCTCTACTTTGGCTCGGTGCCCTTTCACTGGGGCGTGCTGTTCATCCTATTGGGGCACCTGCTGGCACTCTTGCTGCCCCAGGGGCTCTTGCTGTGGAACGCGGTGCCGATGCGGCTGTTTGTGCTCGAGATTACCGGCCTGGCCCTGGCCCTCTGGACCCTGGGGGGGCTGTTGGTGCTGCTCTACCGCCGCCTTTCCAATCGGCGCATCCTGGCCGTAACCCGGCCCACCGATGTGATCGTGCTGCTGCTCCTCCTGGTCTCGATCCTCACCGGCATCCTGACCGCCGTGATGTACCGCTACGGCTCTTTCTGGTTTCCTTCGGTCTTCACCCCCTACCTCTGGTCCATTTTCACCCTGCGCCCCCGCCCCGAGCTGGTCGCCGATCTCCCCTTCTGGATTCAACTGCACGTCTTCAACTTCTGGGTGCTGCTGGCGGTCTTTCCCTTCACCCGGCTGATCCACATCATCACCGTACCGCTGGGCTACCTGTGGCGGCCCTGGCAGCTCGTAATCTGGGTACGCAAGCCCCGCCGTTTGCAACCGATTCCACCCGTTGCCCAACCGTACCCGACCACCGCTTCAGCCAAACCCCAGGCCGTCTTGCAAGACAAAGGAGGCGCTTATGGTTCAGACTAG
- a CDS encoding nitrate reductase has translation MKGLLQTLALAYQYPTAGSTKALWERVNALPKARAKDLLERFLRVISELRLSEREELYTRTLELTPLTAPYIGYAVYGEDYRRGRLMAELNAAYLELGIDTAGEIPDHLIPVLRYLAVADPPLPELLQLLGPALHQIVHTLKTLEPKNPYLMLLEATLEAVKPYTQQAAMPEQSSQLPIVMGSLVRNLPFWKGGNE, from the coding sequence GTGAAAGGACTGCTGCAAACCCTGGCGCTCGCTTATCAATACCCCACTGCTGGCTCCACAAAAGCGCTCTGGGAGCGGGTCAACGCTTTGCCGAAGGCTCGAGCCAAAGATCTACTCGAGCGCTTCTTAAGAGTCATCTCCGAACTGAGGCTTTCTGAGCGGGAGGAGCTTTATACCCGCACCCTCGAGCTCACCCCCCTCACCGCGCCCTACATCGGCTACGCGGTCTATGGCGAGGACTACCGGCGCGGGCGCCTGATGGCCGAGCTCAACGCGGCGTACCTGGAATTGGGCATAGACACCGCAGGCGAGATACCTGACCACCTGATCCCGGTGCTGCGCTACCTGGCCGTGGCCGACCCCCCCCTACCCGAGCTTTTGCAACTCCTGGGGCCGGCCCTACACCAGATCGTCCACACGCTCAAGACCCTCGAGCCGAAGAACCCTTACTTGATGCTGTTGGAGGCGACGCTCGAGGCGGTCAAACCCTATACCCAGCAGGCTGCAATGCCCGAGCAATCCTCTCAGCTTCCCATCGTGATGGGCTCCTTGGTGCGCAATCTCCCGTTCTGGAAGGGAGGTAACGAATGA